One window of the Methanosarcinales archaeon genome contains the following:
- a CDS encoding rubredoxin translates to MAKFRCNVCNVFEYDDTRGDSVTRMKPGTKPEDFPDDWKCPICKSDKTHQIPIKQEIKQEEVQEIVTCPHCGTKSKVTVSSVKLELGGYLGEWKRESDELETHMADIHKISVTGESIIEPMRTTRDVISYDDILIKGAQLAKIPLNHDEPINTKTIIGPKAKYPLVIETPIYITHMSFGALSKEVKIALAKGSAAVKTAMCSGEGGILQESFDNAYKYIFEYVPNQYSVNDENLKKVDAIEIKIGQSVKPGMGGHLPAEKVTKEIAEIRGFPEGTDIVSPSHFDDIKNKDDLKKKVDWLREKSGGKPIGIKIAAGHIEADLEIAVFAKPDFITIDGRPGATAATSRYVKQATSVPTVFALYRARKFLDSKGINDISLIITGGHRVSSDFAKALALGADAVAIGTAALMACACQQYRLCDTGKCPVGVTTQDPELRARLKVDVSARKLENFLHVSTEELKDFSRLTGNNDVHGLDINDLCTTNSEISNHTEIEHT, encoded by the coding sequence ATGGCTAAATTCCGATGCAATGTCTGTAACGTTTTTGAGTACGATGATACCAGGGGCGACTCTGTCACCAGAATGAAACCTGGTACAAAACCTGAGGATTTTCCTGATGACTGGAAATGTCCCATCTGCAAATCAGATAAAACCCATCAAATACCCATAAAACAGGAAATAAAACAAGAAGAAGTGCAGGAGATTGTCACCTGTCCCCATTGTGGTACCAAGAGCAAGGTCACTGTATCCTCTGTTAAGCTGGAACTGGGGGGATACCTGGGAGAATGGAAACGGGAATCTGATGAACTGGAGACCCACATGGCAGATATTCACAAGATATCTGTCACTGGAGAATCCATTATCGAACCCATGAGAACCACCAGGGACGTGATCTCATACGATGATATTCTTATAAAAGGAGCACAACTGGCAAAGATCCCTTTGAATCACGATGAACCTATCAATACGAAAACAATCATCGGTCCAAAAGCAAAATATCCCCTGGTGATCGAGACTCCTATCTATATTACCCACATGTCCTTTGGTGCATTATCAAAAGAGGTTAAAATAGCTTTAGCAAAGGGAAGCGCTGCTGTTAAGACTGCCATGTGTTCAGGTGAGGGTGGGATATTACAGGAGTCCTTTGATAATGCTTACAAATATATCTTCGAATACGTACCCAACCAGTACAGCGTCAATGACGAGAATCTCAAAAAAGTTGATGCTATTGAGATAAAGATCGGCCAATCAGTTAAACCGGGCATGGGTGGACATTTACCTGCCGAAAAGGTAACAAAGGAAATTGCAGAGATCAGGGGATTTCCTGAAGGGACTGATATTGTGAGTCCTTCCCATTTCGATGATATTAAAAACAAAGATGACCTTAAAAAGAAAGTGGACTGGCTAAGGGAAAAATCTGGGGGCAAGCCCATAGGTATCAAGATCGCTGCCGGTCATATTGAAGCAGACCTGGAAATTGCAGTCTTTGCAAAACCTGATTTCATCACAATTGATGGCAGGCCAGGTGCTACTGCAGCTACTTCCAGGTATGTCAAACAAGCAACATCGGTCCCTACAGTATTTGCCCTATACAGGGCCAGGAAATTCCTGGATAGTAAAGGTATTAACGATATCTCTCTCATCATCACAGGAGGGCATCGGGTATCCTCGGATTTTGCGAAAGCATTGGCACTTGGTGCAGATGCAGTTGCTATTGGAACTGCCGCACTGATGGCCTGTGCCTGCCAGCAGTACCGGTTGTGCGATACTGGTAAATGCCCGGTCGGGGTGACTACGCAGGATCCGGAATTACGAGCCAGATTGAAAGTGGACGTCTCTGCCAGGAAACTTGAGAATTTCTTGCATGTGTCCACAGAGGAATTAAAGGATTTCTCACGGTTGACCGGGAATAATGATGTCCATGGATTGGATATCAATGACCTGTGCACTACAAATTCCGAAATTTCAAATCATA